One window from the genome of Leucobacter aridicollis encodes:
- a CDS encoding DUF2130 domain-containing protein: protein MREIKCPHCGEAFTVDEAGYADILKQVRDAEFEQQLHDRLELAEREKLSALELARTAAESKLREAAAEKDAAIQDLRAKLEAGETAKRLAVAEALGDVEKQRDALKTQLEQSKRDAEAAVDLATAKLEAAQQRAAAEKEAEIQALRAKLESVEVAQRLAITEAVSVVERERDELKNGLERAELSQQLSEQALKDRYETQLKDRDEAIERLRDMKARLSTKMVGETLEQHCETTFNQIRATAFPNAYFEKDNDASGGTKGDYIFRDLDDGVEIVSIMFEMKNENDTTQTKQRNEDFLKKLDEDRRAKGCEYAVLVSLLEPESELYNSGIVDVSHRFEKMYVIRPQFFIPMITLLRNASLGALQYKSELELVRSQNIDITNFESELETFKGAFAKNFELAERQFGDAIDRIDKSIAEMQKVKDLLMRSGNNLRLANNKAQDVSIKKLTRGNPTMQHKFAELDPGE from the coding sequence ATGCGCGAGATCAAATGCCCACACTGTGGCGAGGCGTTCACCGTCGACGAGGCAGGCTATGCAGACATTCTGAAGCAGGTCAGAGACGCAGAGTTCGAGCAGCAGCTGCACGACAGGCTGGAACTCGCAGAGCGCGAGAAGCTCAGCGCCCTCGAGCTTGCGCGAACGGCAGCCGAAAGCAAACTCCGTGAAGCGGCAGCAGAGAAGGATGCCGCCATTCAGGATCTGCGGGCGAAGCTCGAAGCGGGGGAGACCGCCAAGCGCCTCGCCGTCGCGGAGGCGCTCGGCGATGTCGAGAAGCAGCGCGACGCTCTCAAAACGCAGCTTGAGCAGTCGAAGCGCGACGCGGAGGCTGCCGTTGACCTCGCTACCGCGAAGCTCGAGGCGGCGCAGCAGCGCGCCGCGGCCGAGAAGGAGGCGGAGATCCAGGCTTTGCGCGCGAAGCTCGAGTCGGTCGAGGTCGCGCAGCGGCTCGCGATCACCGAGGCGGTGAGCGTTGTCGAGCGCGAGCGCGACGAGCTCAAGAACGGGCTCGAGCGCGCCGAGCTTTCGCAGCAGCTGTCGGAGCAGGCACTGAAAGATCGCTACGAGACTCAGCTGAAAGATCGCGACGAGGCGATCGAGCGGCTCCGCGACATGAAGGCTCGGCTGTCGACAAAGATGGTGGGTGAGACACTCGAGCAGCACTGCGAGACGACGTTTAACCAGATTCGCGCGACCGCATTTCCGAACGCCTACTTCGAAAAAGACAACGACGCGTCTGGCGGCACCAAGGGCGACTACATCTTCCGTGACCTCGATGACGGGGTTGAGATCGTCTCAATCATGTTTGAGATGAAGAACGAGAACGACACGACGCAGACCAAGCAGCGAAATGAAGACTTCCTGAAGAAGCTCGATGAAGACCGGCGTGCCAAAGGGTGCGAGTACGCCGTGCTTGTGTCGCTGCTTGAACCCGAGAGTGAACTGTACAACAGCGGCATCGTTGACGTGTCGCACAGGTTTGAGAAGATGTACGTCATCCGGCCACAGTTCTTCATTCCGATGATCACGCTGCTGCGGAACGCCTCCCTGGGTGCGCTGCAGTACAAGTCTGAGCTCGAGCTCGTGCGGTCTCAGAACATCGACATCACAAACTTCGAGAGCGAGCTTGAAACGTTCAAGGGTGCGTTCGCCAAGAACTTCGAGCTCGCCGAGCGCCAGTTCGGTGACGCGATCGATCGGATCGACAAGTCAATTGCCGAGATGCAGAAAGTGAAAGACTTGCTCATGCGCTCGGGAAACAACCTTCGGCTCGCGAACAACAAGGCGCAAGACGTGTCAATCAAAAAGCTCACCCGCGGCAACCCGACGATGCAACACAAGTTCGCTGAGCTTGATCCCGGTGAGTAG
- a CDS encoding NADH:flavin oxidoreductase/NADH oxidase has translation MANPLLFQPFTLRGLQVRNRLWVAPMCQYSVAERDGIPRDWHLQHIGGLARGGAGLVVVEATAVVPEGRISPEDLGIWGEEHERAFGRVVDIAHSHGARIAVQLAHAGRKASTYKAWPGLPTGTEPVESGGWEPVAPSAIRFSEAHAVPRALDTAELPALVDAFVAAAGRAVRAGFDAVEVHAAHGYLLHEFLSPLSNDRTDEYGGPLENRARLLREVVRGVRAAHPELPMLVRISASEWTADGFEVEEAASVAEWLAEDGADLVDVSSAGNLPVAPPRVGPSYQVPLAERVGRGPLPVGAVGLITSAQQAESILVTGQADVVFLGRPLLTNPHLPLQWASELRAEDAADLVPPQYHRARF, from the coding sequence ATGGCAAATCCGCTCCTCTTCCAGCCGTTCACGCTCCGCGGGCTCCAGGTCCGAAACCGACTTTGGGTTGCTCCGATGTGCCAATACTCAGTGGCAGAGCGCGACGGAATCCCCCGAGATTGGCACCTGCAGCACATCGGCGGGCTTGCACGCGGTGGCGCCGGGCTCGTCGTTGTCGAAGCAACCGCCGTCGTTCCCGAAGGGCGCATTTCCCCCGAAGATCTCGGCATCTGGGGCGAGGAGCACGAGCGGGCGTTCGGCCGTGTCGTCGATATCGCGCACTCACACGGCGCCCGCATTGCTGTCCAGCTCGCACACGCCGGCCGCAAGGCGTCCACTTACAAGGCGTGGCCAGGCCTTCCGACGGGAACAGAGCCCGTGGAGTCAGGTGGCTGGGAGCCCGTCGCGCCATCAGCGATTCGTTTCAGCGAAGCGCACGCGGTACCGCGGGCACTTGACACCGCCGAGCTTCCCGCCCTCGTCGATGCGTTTGTCGCCGCCGCCGGGCGCGCGGTCCGCGCGGGCTTCGACGCCGTCGAGGTGCACGCAGCTCACGGCTACTTGTTGCACGAGTTTCTGTCGCCGCTGTCAAACGACCGCACCGACGAGTACGGCGGCCCACTCGAGAACCGAGCTCGGCTGCTGCGTGAAGTTGTCCGCGGGGTCCGGGCCGCACACCCTGAGCTCCCGATGCTTGTGCGAATCTCGGCGAGCGAATGGACGGCTGATGGCTTCGAGGTCGAGGAGGCCGCCAGTGTCGCTGAGTGGCTTGCCGAGGACGGCGCAGACCTCGTCGACGTTTCATCTGCAGGCAACCTCCCGGTCGCCCCGCCGAGGGTCGGCCCCTCCTACCAGGTGCCGCTAGCCGAACGCGTAGGTCGCGGGCCGCTGCCAGTTGGCGCGGTTGGGCTCATCACGTCGGCGCAGCAGGCCGAGAGCATCCTCGTGACGGGCCAGGCCGACGTCGTCTTTCTTGGCAGGCCGCTCCTCACGAACCCCCACCTGCCGCTGCAGTGGGCCTCCGAGCTGCGCGCGGAAGACGCGGCGGATCTCGTTCCGCCCCAGTACCACCGGGCACGGTTCTAA
- a CDS encoding CaiB/BaiF CoA transferase family protein, whose product MGYQFGSLAGLRVIDLSRVLAGPLCTQILGDHGADVIKVEARSGDDTRRWGPPFVGEGSSAYYEGLNRNKRNVCLDLKSDSGRSRLHTLLDSADVLVENFRHGTLESWGLSDETIRTRWPRLVHCRITGFGSEGPRGGLPGYDAVAQALGGLMSVNGEADGPPLKVGVPVVDMVTGFYAVNGIMFALHERGHSGLGQLVDLSLFDTSLSLLHPHSASWLADGTEAKRSGSAHPTIQPYDSFDALDGQIFIAVGNDDQFDRFCEFLGVPALATDPRFRTNGDRVRNRLDLKAVLSPLIAALTRGALDEELRARGIPAGVVQSVSEALTDEQARARSMVLELAGRKTLGIPIKLSRTPGSVAAPPRLLGQDTEEIFDEETVEGRAD is encoded by the coding sequence ATGGGCTATCAGTTCGGGTCGCTCGCAGGCCTTCGTGTGATCGATCTATCGCGTGTTCTCGCGGGGCCGCTGTGCACCCAGATCCTCGGTGATCATGGGGCGGACGTGATCAAAGTCGAAGCCCGGTCCGGTGACGATACACGCCGCTGGGGTCCGCCGTTCGTTGGTGAGGGATCAAGCGCCTACTACGAGGGCCTGAACCGCAACAAGCGAAATGTCTGCCTCGATCTCAAAAGCGATTCAGGCAGGAGCCGCCTGCACACACTCCTTGATAGCGCTGACGTGCTTGTTGAGAACTTTCGACACGGAACGCTGGAGTCCTGGGGGCTCTCGGATGAGACGATTCGCACCCGCTGGCCGCGACTTGTGCACTGCAGGATTACGGGCTTTGGCTCCGAGGGTCCTCGTGGAGGACTGCCGGGATACGACGCCGTTGCGCAAGCGTTGGGCGGCCTGATGAGCGTCAACGGCGAGGCGGACGGCCCACCGCTCAAGGTCGGTGTGCCTGTGGTAGACATGGTGACGGGCTTCTACGCGGTAAACGGCATCATGTTTGCTCTGCACGAGCGTGGTCACAGCGGGCTTGGCCAGCTTGTGGACTTGTCGTTGTTCGACACGTCGTTGTCATTGTTGCACCCGCATTCAGCCTCGTGGCTTGCAGACGGCACAGAGGCCAAACGTAGTGGCTCGGCGCACCCGACTATTCAGCCGTATGACAGCTTCGACGCGCTGGACGGCCAGATCTTCATCGCAGTCGGCAACGACGATCAGTTCGATCGGTTCTGCGAGTTCCTTGGCGTCCCAGCACTTGCGACTGACCCGAGGTTCCGCACAAACGGCGATCGGGTCCGCAACCGGCTGGATCTGAAGGCCGTGCTCTCCCCGCTGATCGCTGCGCTCACGCGCGGAGCGTTGGACGAAGAGCTCCGGGCGCGTGGCATACCGGCAGGGGTCGTGCAGTCGGTGAGCGAGGCGCTCACCGACGAACAGGCTCGCGCGCGGTCAATGGTGCTTGAGCTTGCTGGACGCAAGACGCTCGGAATTCCGATCAAGCTGTCGCGAACCCCAGGCAGCGTCGCTGCCCCGCCGCGGCTCCTTGGCCAGGACACCGAGGAGATCTTCGACGAGGAGACAGTCGAGGGGAGGGCTGACTAG
- a CDS encoding cation:proton antiporter encodes MELALVAVAAVVVLVGVSLVSGRIGIAAPLVLVVVGIGIGYLPGVPLIEINPEIILLGVLPPLLYSAAMNVPFVDFRRNLRPVAGLSVLLVIISALLVGWLLHLVVPALPFPAAVALGAVISPPDAVAATSIGKRLGLPERIVAILEGESLVNDATSLVLLRTALAAVSGSFVFWEAAGAFVFSVVAAIAVGLLMGFLTVWIRARLNNPVHDTLVSFVVPFVAFIPAEVIGASGVLSVVVTGLYTGYHSVRRFSAIARTNERLNWRTVQFILENGVFLIMGLQLHVLVNEVTDSTFHLGHVALIAGALVLLLIVTRALFVVPLVFLMRGEPRRRKAKGDELARMEARLAKNGRADDERAKRRLKLMQDRAKADLEHELEQQLGWRDGVVLTWSAMRGVVTLAAAQSISTDVPYRPQIILIAFLVAVATLLLHGLTLPAVIRWLWPRGVKSGADDTEVRALSHDLVDAGLEAIDDELTVESEDPNRQMTPDTVVQRAKISTKAALGPLALRFHETGAIPVQAAETPAEAYLRLTRIALEAQRATLIEERAIGRYSSQALRAAGLALDAQEARLSPMAEE; translated from the coding sequence ATGGAGCTTGCACTTGTCGCAGTAGCAGCCGTCGTCGTGCTTGTGGGGGTCTCCCTGGTCAGCGGCCGTATCGGAATCGCGGCACCGCTCGTGCTCGTTGTCGTCGGCATCGGGATCGGCTATCTGCCAGGCGTTCCGCTCATCGAGATCAATCCAGAGATCATCCTGCTCGGCGTGCTGCCGCCGCTGCTGTACTCGGCCGCAATGAACGTGCCCTTCGTGGACTTCCGTCGAAATCTTCGACCGGTGGCCGGCCTGTCGGTGCTGCTCGTCATCATTTCCGCGTTGCTCGTCGGGTGGCTCCTCCACCTCGTAGTGCCTGCTCTCCCCTTCCCCGCTGCCGTCGCGCTCGGCGCAGTCATCAGCCCACCCGACGCCGTCGCCGCAACCTCGATCGGCAAGCGACTCGGGCTGCCCGAGCGCATCGTAGCTATCCTCGAGGGTGAGAGCCTCGTGAACGACGCGACGTCGCTCGTGCTGCTGCGCACCGCGCTCGCGGCTGTCTCAGGCAGCTTCGTGTTCTGGGAGGCGGCTGGCGCATTCGTGTTCTCGGTCGTCGCAGCGATCGCTGTCGGACTCCTGATGGGCTTCCTCACCGTATGGATCCGCGCCAGGCTCAACAACCCAGTTCACGACACGCTCGTGTCGTTTGTCGTCCCATTCGTTGCGTTCATCCCCGCCGAAGTCATCGGCGCCTCCGGCGTGCTCTCGGTCGTCGTAACGGGCTTGTACACCGGCTATCACTCGGTACGGCGGTTCAGCGCGATCGCCCGAACGAACGAGCGGCTGAACTGGCGGACCGTGCAGTTCATCTTGGAGAACGGCGTCTTTCTCATCATGGGATTGCAGCTGCACGTGCTCGTGAATGAGGTCACCGATTCGACGTTCCACCTGGGTCACGTCGCTCTGATCGCCGGTGCGCTCGTGCTGCTGCTTATCGTCACCCGCGCACTCTTCGTCGTGCCGCTCGTGTTCCTCATGCGCGGCGAACCGAGGCGCAGGAAAGCAAAGGGCGATGAGCTGGCGCGGATGGAGGCGCGCCTCGCGAAGAACGGCCGCGCTGACGACGAGCGGGCCAAACGCCGCCTGAAACTCATGCAGGACCGAGCGAAGGCCGACCTCGAGCACGAGCTCGAGCAGCAACTTGGATGGCGTGACGGCGTAGTGCTCACCTGGAGTGCCATGCGGGGCGTCGTGACGCTCGCCGCCGCGCAGTCGATCTCGACTGATGTCCCGTACCGCCCGCAGATCATTCTCATCGCATTCCTCGTCGCGGTCGCGACGCTCCTCCTCCACGGCCTCACGCTGCCGGCTGTCATTCGGTGGTTGTGGCCGCGCGGTGTGAAGTCGGGAGCTGACGACACTGAGGTTCGGGCACTCAGTCACGACCTCGTTGACGCGGGGCTCGAAGCGATCGACGACGAGCTCACCGTCGAGAGCGAAGACCCGAACCGGCAGATGACGCCAGATACCGTCGTGCAGCGCGCGAAGATCTCAACGAAAGCGGCTCTCGGGCCGCTCGCCCTGCGCTTCCACGAGACAGGGGCGATCCCGGTACAAGCCGCGGAAACCCCCGCCGAGGCATACCTGCGGCTGACGAGAATCGCACTCGAAGCGCAGCGCGCAACACTCATCGAGGAGCGCGCGATCGGCCGCTACAGCTCGCAGGCGCTTCGCGCGGCGGGGCTCGCACTCGACGCCCAGGAGGCGCGGCTCTCGCCCATGGCCGAAGAGTAG
- a CDS encoding DEAD/DEAH box helicase: MHLGEILDTERFAEPDEVFAMFEEWAWEVRGLRLYPAQEEAILGMTLGSNVVLATPTGTGKSLVALGAHFAALAEGRRTVYTAPIKALVSEKFFELVAVFGADRVGMITGDTAINSDAPIICCTAEILANLALRDKTANGITQVVMDEFHFYAEPDRGWAWQVPLLLMADAQFLLMSATLGDVTELADDLSRRTGRDTELVTGVERPVPLDFSYAVAPTHEVIEQLVEDRQTPAYLVHFNQSHAVEQAQALASIKLVDRAGRDEIAEAIGAFRFSAGFGQSLSRLVRSGIGVHHAGMLPKYRRLVEQLAQRGLLKVICGTDTLGVGINVPIRTVVITALTKYDGEKMRRLSAREFHQIAGRAGRAGFDTEGDVIALAPEFEVENARAAAKAAAKASGGKKAKPAKKKSPPQGFVAWNEQTLDKLVAASPEPLVSRMRITHSMVLGVIGRGEDFEGDALATLRTLVFDSHEPRAAQFAHARTAIEIFRTLVRGGIVETYVDGSGQKLLRLTVELQSNFALNQPLSPFALAALELLDPESESYALDAISVIEATLEDPRAIVRAQEHRARGEAIGAMKAEGIEYEERMELLEEITHPQPLADLLSEAFEAYLKEVPWARDYELRPKSVVRDMIERAFGFRDLVNYYGLGRAEGGVLRYLSDAYRALERTVPEAAKTEELDEIIEWLGELVRQVDSSLIDEWTELSNPDVAAALAAERDSNETALVGPPPARSLLANERAFMVMVRNALFRRVQAAAFEQYDELEALDASNGFAVQKWRDALDGYFTEYDEIRVDSDARAAGLLTLDKSRAGAGAWEFRQVLLDPAGDRDWGIEGEIDLAASELEGEPVVHVTRVGPTV; the protein is encoded by the coding sequence ATGCACCTCGGAGAGATCCTCGACACCGAGCGCTTCGCTGAACCGGACGAGGTCTTCGCGATGTTCGAAGAGTGGGCATGGGAGGTGCGCGGGCTGCGCCTGTACCCGGCGCAGGAGGAAGCCATCCTCGGGATGACTCTCGGCTCGAACGTCGTCCTTGCCACGCCCACGGGAACAGGGAAGTCGCTCGTGGCGCTCGGCGCACACTTTGCTGCCCTCGCCGAGGGGCGGCGCACTGTCTACACCGCACCCATCAAGGCGCTCGTGAGCGAAAAGTTCTTCGAGCTCGTCGCCGTGTTTGGTGCCGACAGGGTCGGCATGATCACAGGCGACACTGCAATCAACTCAGATGCGCCGATCATCTGCTGCACGGCTGAGATCCTCGCGAACCTCGCGTTGCGTGACAAGACAGCGAATGGGATCACCCAGGTCGTCATGGACGAGTTCCATTTCTACGCTGAGCCTGATCGAGGCTGGGCGTGGCAGGTGCCGCTGCTGCTGATGGCGGACGCGCAGTTCCTCCTCATGTCGGCGACACTCGGTGACGTTACTGAACTCGCCGACGACCTGAGCCGGAGGACGGGCCGTGACACGGAACTCGTGACTGGCGTCGAACGGCCGGTACCGCTCGATTTCAGCTACGCCGTCGCCCCGACGCACGAGGTCATCGAGCAGCTCGTTGAGGATCGCCAGACACCCGCATACCTCGTGCATTTCAATCAGTCGCACGCAGTCGAGCAGGCGCAGGCTCTCGCAAGCATCAAACTCGTGGACCGCGCCGGGCGCGACGAGATCGCCGAGGCGATCGGGGCGTTCAGATTCTCGGCTGGCTTTGGTCAGTCACTCTCGCGGCTGGTTCGCTCGGGAATCGGCGTACACCACGCAGGTATGCTTCCGAAGTACCGCCGCCTCGTTGAGCAACTCGCGCAGCGCGGGCTCCTCAAAGTCATCTGCGGCACGGACACCCTCGGCGTAGGGATCAATGTGCCGATCCGCACCGTCGTCATTACCGCGCTCACGAAGTACGACGGCGAGAAGATGCGCCGCCTCTCGGCGCGGGAATTCCACCAGATCGCAGGTCGCGCGGGCCGTGCCGGCTTCGACACCGAGGGTGACGTCATTGCGCTCGCCCCGGAGTTTGAGGTCGAGAACGCCCGCGCTGCCGCGAAGGCGGCTGCCAAAGCAAGCGGCGGCAAGAAGGCAAAACCGGCGAAGAAGAAGTCGCCGCCGCAGGGGTTCGTTGCCTGGAACGAACAGACGCTTGACAAGCTCGTGGCGGCGTCGCCAGAGCCGCTCGTGAGCCGCATGCGGATCACTCACTCGATGGTGCTCGGCGTCATTGGCCGCGGTGAGGATTTCGAGGGCGATGCGCTCGCGACGCTCCGCACCCTAGTGTTCGACAGCCACGAGCCGCGTGCCGCGCAGTTCGCCCACGCGCGAACCGCGATCGAGATCTTCCGTACGCTTGTGCGCGGTGGGATCGTCGAGACCTACGTCGACGGTTCAGGGCAGAAGCTTTTGCGTCTCACCGTCGAGCTCCAGTCGAACTTTGCGCTGAACCAGCCGCTGTCGCCATTCGCACTTGCCGCGCTAGAGCTGCTCGACCCCGAATCGGAAAGCTACGCGCTCGATGCGATCTCAGTCATCGAAGCGACGCTCGAAGATCCGCGCGCGATCGTCCGCGCCCAGGAGCATCGCGCACGCGGCGAGGCGATCGGGGCGATGAAAGCCGAGGGCATCGAGTACGAGGAGCGCATGGAGCTGCTCGAGGAGATCACCCACCCGCAGCCGCTCGCCGACCTCCTCAGCGAAGCATTCGAAGCGTATCTGAAGGAAGTGCCCTGGGCGCGCGACTACGAATTGCGGCCGAAATCGGTCGTGCGAGACATGATCGAGCGCGCCTTCGGGTTCCGCGACCTCGTGAACTACTACGGTCTGGGCCGGGCCGAGGGCGGTGTGCTCCGCTACCTGAGCGATGCGTACCGTGCGCTCGAGCGGACCGTGCCCGAGGCGGCAAAGACGGAGGAGCTCGACGAGATCATCGAGTGGCTCGGGGAGCTCGTCCGGCAAGTTGACTCGAGCTTGATCGACGAGTGGACCGAGCTGTCGAATCCGGATGTGGCTGCCGCGCTCGCCGCGGAGCGCGATTCGAACGAGACAGCACTCGTCGGGCCGCCACCGGCGCGCTCGCTCCTCGCGAACGAGCGGGCGTTCATGGTGATGGTGCGTAATGCCCTGTTTCGGCGAGTGCAGGCGGCGGCGTTCGAACAGTATGACGAGCTCGAGGCGCTCGACGCTTCCAATGGTTTCGCCGTGCAGAAATGGCGCGACGCCCTTGACGGATACTTCACCGAGTACGACGAGATCAGGGTCGACAGTGATGCCCGCGCCGCTGGCCTGCTCACGCTCGACAAGTCCCGGGCGGGTGCAGGGGCGTGGGAGTTCAGACAGGTGCTTCTCGATCCCGCGGGCGACCGAGACTGGGGTATTGAGGGCGAGATCGACCTCGCTGCTTCCGAGCTTGAGGGCGAACCTGTTGTGCACGTCACCCGCGTTGGGCCGACGGTCTGA
- a CDS encoding acyl-CoA dehydrogenase family protein translates to MDFSLSGSQEDIRSGARTLARSFSHEYWRDRDEAQEFPREFYSAFAEGGWLGIAIPEEYGGGGMGITEAALLLEEVAASGAGMNGASSMHLTIFGLNTIVKHGSQEQRETILPRAAGGDLHVAFGVTEPEAGTDTTQISTFATRVPGGYRITGRKVWITKAGESEKLLLITRTQRRTDVSRPTDGMTLFLIDIDATKIDLTPIPKLGRNAVASYEVVLDDYFVPDATRIGEEGLGFQYLLDGLNPERILLAHEALGIGRAAMEIAVKYAKERVVFDRPIGKNQGIAFPLAKCQTHLDAAGLMAREAAWRYDAGMPVGSQANMAKWLCAEAGFAAADTAMQTLGGMGYAKEYNVERYFRESRILRLAPVSQEMVLNYVAVHVLGLPKSY, encoded by the coding sequence ATGGACTTTTCCCTTTCCGGCAGCCAAGAAGACATCAGGTCCGGGGCCCGCACGTTAGCCCGCAGCTTCTCACACGAGTATTGGCGAGACAGGGACGAGGCCCAGGAGTTTCCGCGGGAGTTCTACTCGGCCTTTGCAGAAGGGGGCTGGCTCGGTATCGCAATCCCTGAGGAGTACGGCGGCGGAGGCATGGGGATCACCGAAGCCGCGCTCCTCCTCGAAGAGGTAGCTGCGTCCGGTGCAGGAATGAACGGCGCCTCAAGCATGCACCTCACCATCTTCGGGCTCAACACCATAGTCAAGCACGGCTCACAGGAGCAGCGAGAGACCATTCTTCCGCGTGCAGCTGGCGGTGATCTCCACGTTGCCTTCGGGGTGACCGAGCCCGAAGCCGGCACTGACACGACTCAGATTTCCACGTTTGCAACCAGGGTCCCCGGCGGCTACCGCATTACGGGTCGCAAAGTGTGGATCACCAAGGCCGGCGAGTCCGAGAAGCTGTTGCTGATCACAAGGACTCAGCGGCGAACGGATGTCTCGCGTCCGACCGACGGCATGACACTGTTCTTGATCGACATCGACGCCACAAAGATTGACTTGACCCCGATCCCGAAGCTTGGACGAAACGCGGTAGCAAGCTACGAGGTCGTCTTGGACGACTATTTCGTTCCGGATGCAACTCGCATCGGAGAGGAGGGGCTCGGGTTTCAATATCTGCTCGACGGGCTCAACCCGGAGCGCATTCTCCTGGCACATGAGGCCCTTGGTATAGGACGCGCCGCGATGGAGATAGCCGTGAAGTACGCGAAAGAACGCGTCGTGTTCGACAGGCCGATTGGCAAGAATCAAGGCATTGCCTTCCCACTCGCGAAGTGCCAAACACACCTGGATGCGGCCGGGCTGATGGCACGGGAGGCCGCATGGCGCTACGACGCAGGAATGCCAGTTGGCAGCCAGGCAAACATGGCCAAATGGCTGTGCGCGGAGGCCGGCTTCGCCGCCGCGGACACGGCAATGCAGACCCTGGGTGGGATGGGGTATGCAAAGGAGTACAACGTCGAACGCTACTTCCGCGAATCGCGCATCCTCCGTCTCGCCCCCGTGAGCCAAGAGATGGTGCTCAACTACGTCGCAGTTCACGTTCTCGGACTTCCAAAGTCGTACTGA
- a CDS encoding winged helix DNA-binding domain-containing protein, translating to MALTLTDDALLRARMYALGLDSANAADLEARPAAQAAHPADSAAHPAVAAASSAAGATAATGRVRAVVSHLFALQGQDWRSSRWAVGVRASGTTSADVVAAMNAGAIVRSWPMRGTVHLVPAEDIGWMQRLTNPRVVAGAAKRRAFLGMSDAVLDRATEVSLAALAGTSLNRTELAQAWTDAGIDWQPSWRYHLIWWLCQNGLTTFGPVRQDAGTQADPEPRLVLADEWIRRPRDLTGDEALAEFAARYVRGRGAVSRKDLASWAMLPAASAAHGLALAAEQGAIVEARRDGVTGAAGALWAAPEALEAVETQSPGADHDHWQLLPAFDEHILGFSERSPQFDARHLGHLIPGKNGMFLATIVHGGRAVGTWRRDPKTRVIACTPFDGERLDVGALGSASRPWAAFYGEADPEIALAPR from the coding sequence GTGGCGCTCACGCTGACCGACGATGCGCTCCTCCGAGCGCGAATGTACGCGCTCGGGCTCGACTCGGCGAACGCAGCAGACCTGGAGGCACGCCCTGCCGCCCAGGCGGCGCACCCAGCCGACTCGGCGGCACACCCAGCGGTGGCCGCCGCCAGCTCAGCAGCGGGCGCCACTGCGGCCACAGGGCGCGTACGTGCCGTTGTATCTCACCTTTTCGCGTTGCAGGGACAGGACTGGCGGTCGTCGCGCTGGGCCGTCGGCGTCCGTGCATCGGGCACCACCTCAGCCGACGTCGTCGCTGCGATGAACGCTGGCGCAATCGTGAGGTCCTGGCCGATGCGCGGCACCGTCCATCTCGTGCCTGCAGAGGACATCGGGTGGATGCAGCGGCTGACGAACCCCCGAGTTGTCGCCGGTGCTGCAAAGCGGCGTGCGTTTCTCGGCATGAGCGATGCCGTGCTTGATCGCGCGACCGAGGTTTCGCTCGCCGCACTCGCTGGCACGAGCCTCAACCGCACCGAACTCGCCCAGGCATGGACCGACGCAGGGATCGACTGGCAGCCGAGCTGGCGCTACCACCTCATTTGGTGGCTGTGCCAGAACGGCCTCACAACGTTTGGCCCAGTGCGCCAAGATGCGGGCACGCAGGCCGATCCTGAACCGCGCCTCGTACTCGCCGACGAGTGGATTCGGCGGCCGCGTGACCTCACGGGCGATGAAGCGCTCGCCGAATTCGCCGCCCGCTACGTGCGCGGGCGAGGAGCGGTGAGCCGCAAGGACCTCGCGTCGTGGGCAATGCTCCCAGCGGCGAGCGCTGCGCACGGGCTCGCCCTTGCGGCCGAGCAGGGGGCAATCGTCGAGGCTCGGCGCGACGGGGTGACCGGTGCCGCGGGCGCACTGTGGGCCGCGCCAGAAGCGCTCGAGGCGGTGGAGACCCAGTCACCGGGCGCCGATCACGATCACTGGCAGCTGCTCCCAGCGTTCGACGAACACATCCTCGGCTTCTCGGAGCGGTCGCCCCAGTTTGACGCGCGACACCTCGGCCATCTGATCCCTGGGAAGAACGGCATGTTTCTCGCGACCATCGTGCACGGGGGCCGCGCAGTCGGTACGTGGCGGCGCGACCCGAAGACGCGAGTCATCGCGTGCACGCCGTTCGACGGCGAACGCCTCGACGTTGGCGCGCTCGGCTCTGCATCGAGGCCGTGGGCTGCGTTCTACGGCGAGGCCGATCCGGAGATCGCACTCGCACCCAGATAG